The Leptospirales bacterium genome has a window encoding:
- the hisG gene encoding ATP phosphoribosyltransferase, with translation MADESIEFFERAGFARFSKPRQDRSLAFLDDSGKIRAVLVRSQDVPTYVLQGGAHAGITGRDVLEEGAYDLTAPLELGFGQCRLALAAPAERAAELLQSSHLRVATKYPRLAMDYFFKRGVSCEVIKLHGSIELAPTLGLSDCIVDLVSTGATLKANGLREIETILQSQATLTIRRAAYALDAAFIQDLLSSFRSALAATQ, from the coding sequence ATGGCCGACGAAAGCATCGAGTTTTTCGAGCGCGCCGGATTTGCTCGTTTCAGCAAGCCGCGCCAGGATCGCTCGCTGGCCTTTCTGGATGACAGCGGAAAAATTCGTGCCGTGCTGGTGCGCAGCCAGGATGTGCCCACCTATGTTCTGCAGGGCGGGGCGCACGCCGGCATAACCGGTCGCGATGTACTGGAAGAAGGCGCCTATGACCTGACTGCCCCGCTGGAGCTGGGCTTCGGTCAATGTCGACTGGCGCTGGCCGCGCCTGCCGAACGCGCTGCAGAGCTGTTGCAGAGTTCGCATCTGCGCGTGGCCACCAAGTATCCGCGCCTGGCGATGGATTACTTTTTCAAACGCGGCGTCAGCTGCGAGGTCATAAAATTACATGGTTCCATCGAGCTGGCGCCAACGCTCGGTCTTTCTGATTGCATTGTCGACCTGGTAAGTACGGGCGCCACGTTGAAGGCCAACGGTCTGCGCGAGATTGAAACGATACTCCAATCGCAGGCTACGTTAACCATACGCCGCGCCGCCTACGCGCTGGATGCCGCCTTTATTCAGGATCTGCTCTCCAGCTTTCGCAGCGCGCTGGCTGCGACGCAATAA
- a CDS encoding prephenate dehydrogenase/arogenate dehydrogenase family protein, giving the protein MKPQSILILGMGMMGASLALAARKRWPTVRLDGVVRSESSRRWIEDQRMADRAIAASGVEALGALQLDSYDLIVLALPLGAVRALAPVFPQCSSLITDMSSARREVDQAFALRSDLRFVGSHPMCGSENRGPSAASSDLYVDRLCLISKDSGAYPGGESAAGADRQLIAEFWQELGMRICLLPAELHDQTLAYLSHAPHVLSGILARWAQAAPSVEQSLALAPMPITGGGFKGMARIAGSNPEMWRDVLVANRQAVLHSLRDFQDQLGEIIVQLQRSPLDEDWWMQWFAAARRDRNRLCGFQEDE; this is encoded by the coding sequence ATGAAGCCGCAATCGATATTGATTCTTGGCATGGGCATGATGGGCGCATCGCTGGCGCTTGCCGCGCGCAAACGCTGGCCCACAGTGCGTCTTGATGGCGTGGTGCGCAGCGAGTCTTCGCGCCGCTGGATTGAAGATCAGCGGATGGCCGATCGCGCCATTGCCGCATCCGGCGTCGAAGCGCTTGGCGCTTTGCAACTGGATTCCTATGATCTGATAGTCCTGGCCTTGCCGCTGGGCGCCGTGCGCGCCCTGGCGCCGGTCTTTCCACAATGCAGCTCGTTGATCACCGACATGTCCTCTGCGCGCCGCGAAGTAGATCAGGCCTTTGCTTTGCGCAGCGATCTTCGTTTTGTTGGATCGCATCCGATGTGTGGATCTGAAAATCGCGGGCCCTCCGCCGCCAGTTCCGACCTGTATGTGGATCGCCTCTGTTTGATCAGCAAAGACAGCGGCGCCTATCCTGGCGGAGAGAGCGCTGCAGGAGCCGATCGCCAGCTCATTGCAGAATTCTGGCAGGAGCTGGGGATGCGCATCTGTCTTTTGCCGGCTGAGTTGCACGATCAGACTCTGGCTTATTTGAGTCATGCCCCGCATGTTCTTTCCGGCATTCTGGCGCGCTGGGCCCAGGCCGCGCCGTCCGTCGAACAGAGCCTGGCGCTGGCGCCCATGCCAATTACCGGCGGCGGCTTCAAGGGTATGGCGCGCATTGCCGGCTCCAATCCCGAAATGTGGCGCGACGTTCTGGTAGCTAACCGCCAGGCCGTGTTGCATTCGCTGCGGGATTTTCAGGATCAGCTTGGCGAGATCATTGTCCAGTTGCAGCGTTCGCCGCTCGATGAAGACTGGTGGATGCAATGGTTTGCTGCGGCGCGGCGCGATCGCAATCGCCTTTGTGGATTTCAGGAAGATGAGTAA
- a CDS encoding M23 family metallopeptidase, with amino-acid sequence MDRSRKGSPKRIRIILLAAAAALCMRVYVWPGPMDIPVLGARPRHWTAQNWWDRCPWCSGERLHYGLDIIRPAGARIVSATHGIVLYTGPDPITGRGGQVVMVLGADLLLHYYAHLSKFQTGSGALVKRGEELGLVGNTGASDLPHLHYSIFSIFPHLERLDLSRRRGWLLIFFLDPNRELMRRVDPEALSAP; translated from the coding sequence ATGGATCGAAGCCGGAAGGGCAGCCCTAAGCGTATCCGCATCATTTTGCTGGCGGCGGCAGCCGCGCTTTGTATGCGCGTCTACGTCTGGCCGGGGCCGATGGATATACCGGTGCTGGGCGCTCGACCGAGGCATTGGACGGCTCAGAATTGGTGGGATCGTTGTCCGTGGTGCAGCGGAGAACGCCTGCACTACGGACTCGATATCATTCGACCTGCTGGCGCGAGGATCGTTTCTGCGACGCACGGCATCGTGCTCTACACGGGCCCGGATCCGATTACAGGCCGCGGCGGCCAGGTCGTCATGGTTCTTGGCGCCGATCTCCTCTTGCATTACTACGCACATCTCTCAAAATTCCAGACAGGCTCAGGCGCTCTGGTAAAGCGGGGCGAGGAGCTGGGGCTGGTTGGCAACACGGGCGCATCGGACCTGCCGCATCTGCACTATTCCATCTTCAGTATTTTTCCACATCTGGAGCGCCTTGATTTGAGCCGCCGGCGCGGCTGGCTATTGATCTTCTTTCTGGATCCAAATCGAGAGCTAATGCGACGCGTAGATCCCGAAGCGCTGTCCGCTCCTTGA
- a CDS encoding 30S ribosomal protein S1, which yields MTSRNRASTPFDLDREELESMTQAMESMGAQDDISAGEVIEARVIDVDDRDVFLDIGQKQDGRCPRSEFAETPSAGDVVHVVVVSRGDDGPVRLSRLEAERRIAWRDLAEASQADAALTGVVTQSLNHGYLVDFGGLQLFMPFSHGDLKTRKSRHAVGHKLDFKVLELKERHRSAVVSHRRIIEERNDELWNALIEKYKEGDEADGVISKKVAFGLFIDIMGVEGLLHQSDISWKKWAPFKSRFKVKEAIHVKILSMDRENNRLSLGLKQLSEDPWEWAARELSPGVVVKGRVSSVTDYGAFLELKEGLEGLVHVSELTWSRRPRHPRSYLEQDSEVEAEVLSVDLEQKRISLGRKKMLADPWQALGSQLRAGEIGEGRVASITRFGAFVEVAEDIEGLIHFKDYSWDEHPDRNMLKKGDQVKFKILEVNKKERRISCGIKQLTPSPFQQLMEKYRKGDTIQGTVARIAPFGLFVSIGDGFEGLVHVSRLPLKPDQKMEEVYKPGQEVNAILLGIDADNRRISLSIKDYDVRQERALIEQYLKKDASPSTSSLGAFLKKTQA from the coding sequence ATGACCTCTCGCAACCGCGCATCCACTCCGTTCGACCTCGATCGTGAGGAGCTGGAGTCCATGACGCAAGCCATGGAATCGATGGGCGCTCAGGATGATATTTCCGCCGGCGAAGTGATCGAAGCGCGCGTTATCGACGTCGATGACCGCGACGTCTTTCTGGACATTGGACAGAAGCAGGACGGCCGCTGTCCGCGATCCGAATTTGCGGAGACGCCTTCAGCAGGCGACGTAGTGCACGTCGTCGTCGTTTCGCGCGGCGACGATGGTCCGGTGCGCCTCTCGCGACTGGAGGCCGAACGGCGCATCGCCTGGCGCGATCTGGCCGAGGCGTCCCAGGCCGACGCCGCATTGACCGGCGTGGTAACGCAGAGTTTGAACCACGGCTATCTCGTCGATTTTGGCGGGCTGCAGCTGTTCATGCCCTTTTCGCACGGCGATTTGAAAACGCGAAAGAGCCGCCATGCAGTCGGCCACAAGCTGGATTTCAAAGTGCTGGAGCTGAAGGAGCGCCATCGCTCCGCGGTCGTCTCCCATCGACGCATCATCGAAGAGCGAAACGACGAGCTCTGGAACGCGTTGATAGAGAAATACAAGGAGGGCGACGAAGCGGATGGCGTCATCAGCAAGAAAGTCGCCTTCGGACTCTTCATTGATATCATGGGCGTAGAAGGCCTGCTGCATCAAAGCGACATCAGTTGGAAAAAATGGGCGCCCTTCAAGTCGCGCTTCAAGGTAAAAGAAGCGATTCACGTTAAGATTCTGTCCATGGATCGCGAGAACAATCGACTGTCGCTTGGACTGAAACAACTCAGCGAAGATCCCTGGGAATGGGCGGCCCGCGAGCTGAGCCCCGGCGTCGTTGTCAAAGGACGCGTCAGCTCGGTTACAGACTACGGCGCTTTTCTGGAATTGAAGGAAGGCCTGGAAGGCCTGGTGCACGTTTCCGAACTTACCTGGTCGCGTCGTCCTAGGCACCCGCGCAGCTATCTGGAACAGGACTCCGAAGTTGAGGCCGAGGTGCTGTCCGTCGATCTGGAACAGAAACGCATCTCGCTGGGCCGCAAGAAGATGCTGGCCGATCCCTGGCAGGCGCTTGGGTCGCAGTTGCGCGCCGGAGAGATCGGCGAGGGGCGGGTGGCCAGCATCACGCGTTTTGGCGCCTTTGTTGAAGTGGCCGAAGACATCGAAGGGCTCATTCACTTCAAAGACTACTCCTGGGATGAGCATCCCGATCGCAACATGCTGAAAAAAGGCGATCAGGTAAAGTTCAAGATCCTCGAAGTGAACAAGAAGGAGCGTCGCATCTCCTGTGGGATCAAGCAGCTGACGCCCAGTCCCTTCCAGCAGTTGATGGAGAAGTATCGCAAAGGCGATACGATCCAGGGGACCGTGGCGCGCATTGCGCCCTTTGGTCTTTTCGTAAGCATCGGCGATGGCTTTGAAGGGCTGGTGCACGTTTCCCGTTTGCCGCTGAAGCCCGATCAAAAAATGGAAGAAGTCTACAAGCCAGGACAGGAAGTGAACGCCATCCTGCTTGGCATTGATGCCGACAATCGTCGCATTTCGCTTTCGATCAAGGACTACGATGTGCGCCAGGAACGCGCATTGATTGAGCAGTATTTGAAAAAGGATGCAAGTCCCTCCACCTCCAGTCTGGGCGCCTTTCTGAAGAAGACCCAGGCCTGA
- the cmk gene encoding (d)CMP kinase, whose product MSKRGAAKTVIALDGPAGSGKSTVASMLAERLAYLHADSGAIYRTLTLAWMERMGEGLSPEDFGRLATADKLRPEELGVEVRLVEGRQSNCLNGVDVGARIRTPQVTARIRYIADMRACRDVVNAQLRSFARVADLVVDGRDIGSVVFPETPYKFYLDASVQVRAERRQGEFQRGGAQVGMEQLAREIHERDEQDRARPFGALRQAEDAILIDTSLLSPNDVVHRLLSYLQIQF is encoded by the coding sequence ATGAGTAAGCGCGGCGCTGCAAAAACGGTGATTGCACTGGACGGTCCAGCGGGCAGCGGCAAGAGCACAGTTGCTTCCATGCTGGCGGAGCGCCTGGCCTACCTGCACGCCGACTCCGGCGCCATCTATCGCACGTTGACCCTCGCCTGGATGGAGCGTATGGGCGAGGGGCTATCGCCTGAGGACTTTGGCCGGCTGGCGACAGCCGATAAACTGCGGCCAGAAGAGCTGGGCGTCGAGGTGCGGCTGGTCGAAGGCCGCCAGAGCAACTGTCTGAATGGCGTTGATGTTGGCGCACGCATTCGCACGCCGCAGGTGACCGCTCGCATTCGCTACATTGCCGATATGCGCGCCTGTCGCGACGTGGTCAATGCGCAGCTGCGTTCCTTCGCGCGCGTCGCCGATCTGGTGGTCGATGGTCGCGATATTGGGTCGGTGGTGTTTCCAGAGACTCCGTACAAATTCTACCTGGACGCCAGCGTTCAGGTGCGGGCCGAGCGTCGTCAGGGAGAATTCCAGCGCGGCGGCGCCCAGGTCGGCATGGAGCAACTGGCGCGGGAAATCCATGAGCGTGATGAACAGGATCGCGCGCGGCCCTTTGGCGCCTTGCGACAGGCTGAAGACGCTATTCTTATTGACACATCGCTGCTTTCGCCCAACGATGTCGTCCACAGGCTCCTGAGCTATCTGCAGATTCAATTCTAG